The following coding sequences are from one Prochlorococcus sp. MIT 0604 window:
- the glpX gene encoding class II fructose-bisphosphatase — translation MNQTLIQEILEVVEQAAIASAKLTGLGQKDEADAAAVEAMRLRMGKIEMKGKIVIGEGERDEAPMLYIGEEVGSGSGPGVDFAVDPCEGTNLCANNQRGSMAVLAASDTGGLFNAPDFYMNKLAAPPAAKGKVDIRNSATENLKILSDCLGLSIDELTVVVMDRTRHKDLIKEIRGCGAKVQPISDGDVQAAIACGFAGTGTHCLMGIGAAPEGVISAAAMRALGGHFQGQLVYDPAIAQTSEWADYTKEGNIKRLNEMGITDIDKIYEANELASGENVVFAGSGITDGLLFDGVKFERDCVRTSSLVISTLDSTARFTNTVHIKDGAKSISL, via the coding sequence GTGAATCAAACTTTAATTCAAGAAATTCTCGAAGTTGTCGAGCAAGCTGCTATTGCCTCAGCAAAACTAACAGGACTTGGTCAAAAAGATGAAGCTGATGCTGCAGCTGTCGAAGCGATGAGATTGCGCATGGGCAAAATTGAAATGAAAGGGAAAATTGTTATTGGAGAAGGTGAAAGAGATGAAGCACCTATGCTTTATATAGGTGAAGAGGTTGGGAGTGGAAGTGGCCCAGGTGTAGACTTTGCAGTAGATCCTTGTGAAGGGACTAATCTTTGTGCGAATAATCAAAGAGGCTCTATGGCGGTTTTAGCTGCCTCTGATACGGGTGGCCTTTTCAATGCTCCTGACTTTTACATGAACAAATTAGCAGCGCCTCCTGCGGCCAAAGGTAAAGTAGATATAAGAAATTCAGCTACTGAAAACTTGAAGATACTAAGTGATTGCTTGGGTCTTTCTATTGATGAGCTTACTGTTGTTGTAATGGATAGGACTAGGCATAAAGATTTAATTAAAGAGATTCGAGGATGTGGTGCAAAAGTACAACCGATTTCTGATGGTGATGTTCAAGCTGCGATTGCATGTGGTTTCGCAGGAACTGGAACACATTGCTTGATGGGTATAGGTGCAGCTCCTGAGGGTGTTATTTCAGCTGCTGCAATGAGAGCTCTTGGTGGACACTTTCAAGGACAACTAGTTTATGATCCAGCAATCGCTCAAACTTCTGAATGGGCTGATTACACAAAAGAAGGAAATATTAAACGTCTTAATGAAATGGGCATAACCGATATAGATAAAATCTATGAAGCTAATGAATTGGCATCGGGGGAAAATGTTGTTTTCGCTGGAAGTGGAATAACTGATGGATTACTATTTGACGGAGTTAAATTTGAAAGGGATTGTGTTAGAACAAGCAGTCTTGTTATTAGTACATTAGATAGTACTGCAAGGTTTACAAATACTGTACATATAAAAGATGGTGCTAAGAGTATCAGCCTTTAA
- a CDS encoding glutamyl-tRNA reductase, protein MHIVVVGLSHRTAPVEVREKLSIPDQSITESLKALKTFSDVLEVSILSTCNRLEIYALVKDKNTGISSIKEFISEYSGIIFEDLNPHLFCFRQEEAVLHLMKVSAGLDSLVLGEGQILSQVKKMMRLGQENQSTGPILNRLLTQSVSTGKKVRSETNLGTGAVSISSAAVELAQLKIGQEKGFDTLVSLESENVLVVGAGRMSRLLITHLKSKGCHKLILLNRNIDRALNLAQDFPDLEIVCRGLNELEENISLSSIVFTSTASEEPIIDLAKIEKLNLSNRLKFIDIGVPRNISNNVKQHEFVKSYDVDDLQEVVSRNQEFRQKIAKEAESLVEEERIIFLEWWASLEAVPVINKLRSDLELIRKEELQKALSRMGPDFSARERKVVEALTKGIINKILHTPVTKLRSPQSREERQVSLKIVEKLFSLVEEDKNN, encoded by the coding sequence ATGCATATTGTTGTCGTCGGACTGAGTCATCGCACGGCACCTGTTGAAGTGCGTGAGAAGCTAAGTATTCCTGACCAATCCATAACAGAATCATTGAAAGCATTAAAAACTTTCTCTGATGTATTAGAGGTGTCAATCTTAAGTACTTGTAATAGGTTGGAAATATATGCACTAGTAAAGGATAAAAATACTGGAATTTCATCTATAAAAGAATTTATATCAGAATATTCTGGAATTATTTTTGAAGATTTAAATCCACATCTTTTTTGCTTTAGACAGGAAGAAGCAGTTTTGCATTTGATGAAAGTCTCGGCAGGACTAGATAGCCTCGTTTTAGGGGAAGGACAAATTCTTTCGCAGGTAAAAAAAATGATGAGATTAGGTCAAGAGAATCAATCTACTGGACCAATTCTTAATAGATTATTAACTCAATCAGTTAGTACAGGTAAAAAAGTAAGATCTGAAACAAATTTAGGAACTGGAGCAGTATCAATTAGTTCAGCAGCGGTAGAACTTGCTCAATTAAAAATTGGCCAAGAAAAGGGTTTTGATACTCTTGTAAGTTTGGAATCAGAGAACGTTCTTGTTGTTGGTGCCGGGCGAATGAGTAGGCTTTTAATAACTCATTTAAAATCAAAAGGATGTCATAAACTTATACTTTTAAATAGAAATATTGATAGAGCATTAAATCTTGCTCAAGACTTCCCTGATTTAGAGATTGTTTGTAGAGGATTAAACGAATTAGAAGAAAACATATCACTATCTTCCATTGTTTTTACAAGTACTGCTTCTGAAGAGCCAATTATTGATCTTGCAAAAATTGAAAAATTAAATTTGAGTAATAGACTTAAATTTATTGATATTGGTGTACCGAGAAATATATCTAATAATGTCAAACAACATGAATTTGTAAAATCATATGATGTTGATGACTTGCAAGAAGTCGTTTCACGAAATCAAGAATTTAGACAGAAAATAGCGAAGGAAGCGGAATCTTTAGTAGAAGAAGAAAGGATCATTTTTCTAGAATGGTGGGCAAGTTTAGAGGCGGTTCCAGTAATTAATAAACTTAGATCAGATTTGGAGTTGATTAGAAAAGAAGAATTGCAAAAAGCACTTAGTAGGATGGGACCAGATTTTTCGGCTCGAGAAAGAAAAGTTGTCGAAGCACTTACTAAAGGAATTATCAATAAAATACTTCACACTCCTGTTACCAAGTTAAGAAGTCCTCAATCAAGAGAAGAGAGACAAGTTTCTTTGAAAATCGTTGAAAAATTGTTTTCTTTGGTAGAAGAGGACAAAAATAACTAA